In one Macaca nemestrina isolate mMacNem1 chromosome 2, mMacNem.hap1, whole genome shotgun sequence genomic region, the following are encoded:
- the LOC105470938 gene encoding C-C chemokine receptor type 4, with protein sequence MNPTDIADTTLDESIYSNYYLYESIPKPCTKEGIKAFGELFLPPLYSLVFVFGLLGNSVVVLVLFKYKRLRSMTDVYLLNLAISDLLFVFSLPFWGYYAADQWVFGLGLCKMISWIYLVGFYSGIFFVMLMSIDRYLAIVHAVFSLRARTLTYGVITSLATWSVAVFASLPGFLFSTCYTERNHTYCKTKYSLNSTTWKVISSLEINILGLVIPFGIMLFCYSMIIRTLQHCKNEKKNKAVKMIFAVVVLFLGFWTPYNIVLFLETLVDLEVLQDCTFERYLDYAIQATETLAFVHCCLNPIIYFFLGEKFRKYILQLFKTCRGLFVLCQYCGFLQIYSADTPSSSYTQSTMDHDLHDAL encoded by the coding sequence atgaaccCCACGGATATAGCAGACACCACCCTTGATGAAAGCATATACAGCAATTACTATCTGTATGAAAGTATCCCCAAGCCTTGCACCAAAGAAGGCATCAAGGCATTTGGGGAGCTCTTCCTGCCCCCGCTGTACTCCTTGGTTTTTGTATTTGGGCTGCTTGGAAATTCTGTGGTGGTTCTGGTCCTGTTCAAATACAAGCGGCTCAGGTCCATGACTGACGTGTACCTGCTCAACCTTGCCATCTCAGATCTGCTCTTCGTGTTTTCCCTCCCGTTTTGGGGCTACTATGCAGCAGACCAGTGGGTTTTTGGGCTAGGTCTGTGCAAGATGATTTCCTGGATTTACTTGGTGGGCTTTTACAGCGGCATATTCTTCGTCATGCTTATGAGCATTGATAGATACCTGGCAATTGTGCATGCGGTGTTTTCCTTGAGGGCAAGGACCTTGACTTATGGGGTCATCACCAGTTTAGCTACATGGTCAGTGGCTGTGTTCGCCTCCCTTCCTGGCTTTCTGTTCAGCACTTGTTATACTGAGCGCAACCATACTTACTGCAAAACCAAGTACTCGCTCAACTCCACGACCTGGAAGGTTATCAGCTCCCTGGAAATCAACATTCTCGGATTGGTGATCCCCTTCGGGATCATGCTGTTTTGCTACTCCATGATCATCAGAACCTTGCAGCACTGTAAAAACGAGAAGAAGAACAAGGCGGTGAAAATGATCTTTGCCGTGGTGGTCCTCTTCCTTGGGTTCTGGACACCTTACAACATAGTGCTCTTCCTAGAGACCCTGGTGGATCTAGAAGTCCTTCAGGACTGCACTTTTGAAAGATACTTGGACTATGCCATCCAGGCCACAGAAACTCTGGCTTTTGTTCACTGCTGCCTTAATCCCATCATCTACTTTTTTCTGGGGGAGAAATTTCGCAAGTACATCCTACAGCTCTTCAAAACCTGCAGGGGCCTTTTTGTGCTCTGCCAATACTGTGGATTCCTCCAAATATATTCTGCTGACACCCCCAGCTCATCTTACACGCAGTCCACCATGGATCATGATCTCCATGATGCTctgtag